GGTTTCCCGATTGCTAAAGTCGCCGCGAAATTGGCTGTAGGTTATACCTTAAATGAATTGCGCAACGATATTACCGGCGGGTTAATTCCGGCGTCATTTGAACCTTCTATTGATTATGTGGTCACTAAAGTGCCACGTTTCGCCTTTGAAAAATTCCCGAAAGCGGACGATCGTTTGACAACCCAAATGAAATCCGTTGGTGAAGTGATGGCGATGGGCAGAACTTTCCAAGAAAGTTTGCAAAAAGCGTTGCGTGGATTAGAAACCGGTATTTGTGGCTTTAATTTATTGTCGGAAGAACCAGAAAAAATTCGTACAGAATTAGGCAATCCGGGTCCGAATCGAATTCTTTATGTGGCGGATGCTTTTGGTGCCGGTTTTAGTTTGGAAGAAGTTCATCATTATTCCAAAATTGATCCTTGGTTTTTGATTCAAATTCAAGATTTAGTACAAGAAGAATTGGCGCTGGAAAAACGTAGCTTAGATGAGTTAGATTATGCTGAATTACGTCGCTTAAAACGCAAAGGCTTTTCCGATAAACGTATTGGTCAATTAACCAAAGCGGGTGAAAGTGCGGTCAGAAATAAACGTCATTTATTAAATTTACATCCGGTGTATAAACGAGTGGATACTTGTGCTGGCGAATTTACTTCAGATACCGCTTATTTGTATTCTTGTTATGAAGAAGAATGCGAAAGTCGTCCGAGTGATAAGCAAAAAATTATGATCTTAGGCGGCGGTCCAAACCGTATTGGACAAGGGATTGAGTTCGATTATTGCTGTGTCCATGCGGCGTTGGCGTTGCGTGAAAGCGGCTTTGAAACCATTATGGTGAACTGTAATCCGGAAACCGTTTCTACCGATTTTGATACCTCCGATCGTTTGTATTTTGAACCGTTGACTTTAGAAGATGTATTGGAAATTATTCACATTGAAAAACCTTATGGCGTCATTGTGCATTATGGCGGTCAAACGCCATTAAAACTAGCGAATGCGTTGCATGAAAACGGGGTTAATATTATCGGTACTTCCGCAGACAGCATTGATGCGGCAGAAGATCGCGAACGTTTCCAAAAAATCTTGCAAGATCTTGGACTAAAACAACCGAATAACCGGACGGCACGTAATGCACAAGAAGCGGTGCAGTTGGCGGAGGAAGTGGGCTATCCGTTGGTGGTGCGTCCATCTTATGTCTTGGGCGGTCGTGCAATGCAAATCGTGTATAATGTGGATGAATTGAATAAATATATGCGCGAGGCGGTACAGGTTTCAGACGATAGCCCGATTTTGTTGGATCATTTCTTAAACAATGCTATTGAAGTGGATGTTGATTGTATTTGCGATGGCAAAGAAGTGATTATTGGCGGGATTATGCAACATATTGAACAAGCCGGTATTCACAGTGGCGATTCCGCTTGTTCCTTGCCACCGTATTCATTAAGTCAATCTATTCAAGATGAAATTCGTCGCCAAACTGCGGAAATGGCGAAAGCGTTGAATGTGATTGGATTGATGAACGTTCAATTTGCGGTACAAGAAAATGTGATTTATGTATTGGAAGTCAATCCGCGCGCTAGCCGAACTGTTCCGTTTGTGAGTAAAGCTACCGGCAGATCTTTGGCGAAAATTGCAGCGCGGGTAATGGCTGGAATTAGCTTGCAAGAGCAAGGAATTCATGGCGAAATTATACCGCACTTTTATTCGGTCAAAGAGGCAGTGTTTCCGTTCATTAAATTCCCGGGAGTGGATACCGTGCTGGGTCCTGAAATGCGTTCTACTGGTGAGGTTATGGGCGTTGGGCGTACTTTCTCTGAAGCCTACTTAAAATCGCAATTAGGCGCCAACGAGCGGATTCCAAAAGTGGGTAAAGTCTTTATGTCGGTTGACAATAAAGATAAAGAACGTTTATTGCCAATTGCCAGAAAATTGCAAGAACAAGGCTATGGTTTATGCGCAACCTTGGGAACCGCAAAATTCTTGCGAGAACATGGGATTGCGACACAGATCGTCAATAAAGTGCGTGAAGGTCGTCCGCATATTGTTGATGCAATCAAAAATGGTGAAATTGCGATGATCATCAACACACCGGGTCAATTGCAAGAAACTGTCACTGATGGACATGCTATCCGTCGCAGCGCATTGCAGCAAAGAGTGTTTATTCAAACGACATTAGCCGGCGGTGAAGCTATAACGGAAGGCGTGAAAAGTATTGATCATTGTGAAGTTTATTCTGTGCAAGAATTACATTTAAGTTTACAGCAATAAATTAATACAACTAGTTTTAATCGAAAAAGCGATTTAAGGAATTATCTTAAGTCGCTTTTTTATTTCTTAAATTATGTTATTTAATTGTTAATTAAGTATAAAAATATTTTAAGTGTTAAATATATGTTTTGATATTTTATTTTAATTATATTTGCATCTTTTAATGTGTTGTTTTATTTCCTTTTTAATTTGGTATTAATTATGTGATCGCTGTCAAAGTTTAAACAAAAATATCTTATTTTTTATTTAACTATTGACTTTATATTAATGACGTACCAAAATGTCGGCATTGATAAACGATAACGTAGCATAAAGTTTGGAGGATTTTATGTTAGTGCATAATTATACTAAAGAGTATAACCCTGGTAAGGGGCTTTCGCTTATGGCTCATATTCGTCGTACTAGACATATTATGAAACCATCGCATCGTTCTTGCTTTTCTTTTGCCTTACTTTGTTCCAAGGATAACTTGGATTCCAATAATCATATCTAATTTAGGTTAGATCTGTCTTCTCA
This portion of the [Pasteurella] aerogenes genome encodes:
- the carB gene encoding carbamoyl-phosphate synthase large subunit, with protein sequence MPKRTDINTILIIGAGPIVIGQACEFDYSGAQACKALREEGYKVVLVNSNPATIMTDPNMADVTYIEPIQWQTVEKIIAKERPDAILPTMGGQTALNCALDLSKNGVLKKYNVELIGATEDAIDKAEDRGRFKDAMTKIGLFTPKSFVAHSFEEAWKAQEQVGFPTLIRPSFTMGGSGGGIAYNKDEFYAICERGFEASPTHELLIEQSVLGWKEYEMEVVRDKADNCIIVCSIENFDPMGVHTGDSITVAPAQTLTDKEYQIMRNASLAVLREIGVDTGGANVQFAVNPENGEMIVIEMNPRVSRSSALASKATGFPIAKVAAKLAVGYTLNELRNDITGGLIPASFEPSIDYVVTKVPRFAFEKFPKADDRLTTQMKSVGEVMAMGRTFQESLQKALRGLETGICGFNLLSEEPEKIRTELGNPGPNRILYVADAFGAGFSLEEVHHYSKIDPWFLIQIQDLVQEELALEKRSLDELDYAELRRLKRKGFSDKRIGQLTKAGESAVRNKRHLLNLHPVYKRVDTCAGEFTSDTAYLYSCYEEECESRPSDKQKIMILGGGPNRIGQGIEFDYCCVHAALALRESGFETIMVNCNPETVSTDFDTSDRLYFEPLTLEDVLEIIHIEKPYGVIVHYGGQTPLKLANALHENGVNIIGTSADSIDAAEDRERFQKILQDLGLKQPNNRTARNAQEAVQLAEEVGYPLVVRPSYVLGGRAMQIVYNVDELNKYMREAVQVSDDSPILLDHFLNNAIEVDVDCICDGKEVIIGGIMQHIEQAGIHSGDSACSLPPYSLSQSIQDEIRRQTAEMAKALNVIGLMNVQFAVQENVIYVLEVNPRASRTVPFVSKATGRSLAKIAARVMAGISLQEQGIHGEIIPHFYSVKEAVFPFIKFPGVDTVLGPEMRSTGEVMGVGRTFSEAYLKSQLGANERIPKVGKVFMSVDNKDKERLLPIARKLQEQGYGLCATLGTAKFLREHGIATQIVNKVREGRPHIVDAIKNGEIAMIINTPGQLQETVTDGHAIRRSALQQRVFIQTTLAGGEAITEGVKSIDHCEVYSVQELHLSLQQ
- a CDS encoding Protein of uncharacterised function (DUF2618); its protein translation is MLVHNYTKEYNPGKGLSLMAHIRRTRHIMKPSHRSCFSFALLCSKDNLDSNNHI